The Streptomyces sp. M92 nucleotide sequence TGCCGAGAACGCCGGACTGCGGGCGTTTCTGAGCTCTCGACGCAAAGGCGAGATCATGCCGGGCTGGGTCGCCTCGATCGAGTCGTTCGGCGTCTTCGTGCGTTGGACGACGCCCTGATCACCCCGTCTTCCCGGGCGTCGGGTTCATCACGATTCCCGAACTGTCCTGGCGGCGCTTGGGGAGGGTGTCGGAGGTCGTGCGGGTGGGGCAGCGCGTTTCGTGCGTGTTCCTCCAGTTCGACACGGTGAACGCAGAGGCGAGGCTGTCCCTGCGGGGGACTCGGCCTGCCCCGTTCCGGGCCTTCGCCGAATGCACCGCGGTGGGCCAGACCCTCCAGGGACAGGTCACCGAGTTGGTCCGGTTCCCAGCCTTCGTCCAGCTCACCGGGGACATCGAAGGACTGGTCCACCTCCGGGGGCTCGCCTGGAGCGATGTCGAGGCTCCGCGGGAGGTGGTCCGGGTCGGCGACCGGATCGCGGTCGTCGTCACAGAGGTCGACCCGGAGCGACGCAGGGTGGCCCTCTCCCGGCGGCAGGCCCTTCCCCGCTCCCGTGCC carries:
- a CDS encoding S1 RNA-binding domain-containing protein, with the translated sequence MSEVVRVGQRVSCVFLQFDTVNAEARLSLRGTRPAPFRAFAECTAVGQTLQGQVTELVRFPAFVQLTGDIEGLVHLRGLAWSDVEAPREVVRVGDRIAVVVTEVDPERRRVALSRRQALPRSRADRT